The genome window TGATCGAGTTCATGACACTGTCTGGAGTTTCGACTGCTAGGAGTGTTTCAATGCCTGAAGTTTCTGTATTATCACAGTTGAAAAGTGATGGTTTCTGTACAGAGTTGGATTTTCCTGTCGTGCCACTGGTTGAATATACTTCTGCTGAGGTGTCTAACATTTCACAAAGTTTAAATGGCGCCTCTATTGTTGACATCAAGAAAAGGACTACAGAAGATGACCTCCTTGTATGTGTTTGGCTTTGCTCTAACATTTTGTTAATATCATTACCATGTGGATACGTTCTTTTTGGAAGTTGTTTATGATGGGGCTAACATATCTTAACAGTGAAATGTTATATACTACTGCCATTGTTTCTTGCTTTGGAAAAGTTAATATTTTGTATCTGAGGAATGTAAAAGTCATCTAAAAATGCAGGTTGTGCTCTCAGCTGGAAAGACTGTTGCAGAATTACAGCCGATGTTTGAAAAGATACAGAAACTTCCTTGCAGAGGAATGACAGTAACAGCGCTTGCTCCCTCTGAATCTGGGTTTGACATATACAGCCGCTTCTTTTATCCTAAATATGGGATTAAGGAGGTAAACATTAATCTAAATATCAGGattcatttataattttcgAAACCTTTGGAGTTTTCTCATAGTCTTGCTACACTTGGTATGTGGTAGTGTCTTCATAACCTGTCTACCTTCCGGATACATTCTTGTCTTTCTTTTCTTATGTGTAGAATTCGGATATTCCATTTGTCCTCCACCCGCCTTTCATTATAGTTCATTTGCTAGATTATTTGTATAATGTTGAATacaaaactaaatttaaattgTCTATCCTTAGCCTCCTTGCTGCTTATTGTCTGTGGATATACAGGCACGCGCTGTTTTAAGGGTGAAATTTAGTTGAATCCGGGTTTTCAATAGGGGTGCTAGTTTTTATGTCTTCCCCTATAGACTATAGTTACAGGCACCAGGTAATTAACTAAAGAAAGAGCTTATCTAAAAGTTGAACATCTGTCCTGAGTGCTGGGACTTGATACAATCGGTAACCTCTTTAATGCGTGCAATTTTATTTCAGGATCCTGTCACAGGCAGTGCACATTGTGCCTTGGCACCCTATTGGTGCCAAAAGCTGGGAAAAAGTGATCTTGTTGCATATCAGGTGATTGTCCTTAGTGCTCACTGCTCACTCTCTCTGCCTAATTCTATCAAATGTGTATGCACACactgatttgatatttgatccATTTGGAGCTTGTTCATTAAACTCACTATTCAACTTTGTGATGTAGTATTTCGTGAATTCAGGCATCAACTAGAGGTGGCTTCATAAGATTACATCTAGATGAGAGGAATCAAAGGGTAATGCTCCAAGGGAAAGCTGTTACTGTGATGGAAGGTTCTCTCCTAGTTTATATATGGAGGTATTCCTAGAATGCCTAAAATGAACCGGGAGCTATTCATAATTAGAACATCAGAATCTTAAGATCATTATATTGTGTCT of Daucus carota subsp. sativus chromosome 3, DH1 v3.0, whole genome shotgun sequence contains these proteins:
- the LOC108213165 gene encoding uncharacterized protein LOC108213165 isoform X1 gives rise to the protein MHKVETWERMVSSVTQYLQSLHLIGMAFDQLETVELYGVNLSSELQSIKLLLASSPSLKLMRIYYMIHDHEEAFRVSQELMRFFQVDAFTESAFKGNPAAVCLLEEEKDEKWLQLVATEFNLSETCFLTRIDLDSPNPRFHLTWFTPVAEVKLCGHATLAASHFIFSSGLVKVNVIEFMTLSGVSTARSVSMPEVSVLSQLKSDGFCTELDFPVVPLVEYTSAEVSNISQSLNGASIVDIKKRTTEDDLLVVLSAGKTVAELQPMFEKIQKLPCRGMTVTALAPSESGFDIYSRFFYPKYGIKEDPVTGSAHCALAPYWCQKLGKSDLVAYQASTRGGFIRLHLDERNQRVMLQGKAVTVMEGSLLVYIWRYS
- the LOC108213165 gene encoding uncharacterized protein LOC108213165 isoform X5, translated to MRGIKGNAPKESCYCDGRFSPSLNMEVDAFTESAFKGNPAAVCLLEEEKDEKWLQLVATEFNLSETCFLTRIDLDSPNPRFHLTWFTPVAEVKLCGHATLAASHFIFSSGLVKVNVIEFMTLSGVSTARSVSMPEVSVLSQLKSDGFCTELDFPVVPLVEYTSAEVSNISQSLNGASIVDIKKRTTEDDLLVVLSAGKTVAELQPMFEKIQKLPCRGMTVTALAPSESGFDIYSRFFYPKYGIKEDPVTGSAHCALAPYWCQKLGKSDLVAYQASTRGGFIRLHLDERNQRVMLQGKAVTVMEGSLLVYIWRYS
- the LOC108213165 gene encoding uncharacterized protein LOC108213165 isoform X6, which translates into the protein MEVDAFTESAFKGNPAAVCLLEEEKDEKWLQLVATEFNLSETCFLTRIDLDSPNPRFHLTWFTPVAEVKLCGHATLAASHFIFSSGLVKVNVIEFMTLSGVSTARSVSMPEVSVLSQLKSDGFCTELDFPVVPLVEYTSAEVSNISQSLNGASIVDIKKRTTEDDLLVVLSAGKTVAELQPMFEKIQKLPCRGMTVTALAPSESGFDIYSRFFYPKYGIKEDPVTGSAHCALAPYWCQKLGKSDLVAYQASTRGGFIRLHLDERNQRVMLQGKAVTVMEGSLLVYIWRYS